Proteins found in one Syntrophorhabdaceae bacterium genomic segment:
- a CDS encoding sulfite exporter TauE/SafE family protein, translating into MLMKGFFLGLSNGVTCVAYCTPLLIPYMLGEGKNVVQNFITLTKFLLGRLAGYLCFALITWLINLSILERLGSGGLLIGILYIIFSCLMMIYAFFKIDVPCAARSIGYIAGRIRIPLLIPVMAGLLSGVAFCPPFLLAMTDAASKGSLSYSLFFFFMFFIGTSMFFIPIPFVGVLRRLQALQIVGKMATGIVGLYYLYTGIIAVIAGVKGI; encoded by the coding sequence ATGCTGATGAAGGGGTTTTTCCTCGGTCTCAGCAATGGTGTAACATGCGTTGCTTACTGTACCCCTTTGCTCATTCCTTATATGCTTGGTGAAGGGAAAAATGTTGTGCAAAATTTTATCACCTTGACGAAGTTCCTGCTGGGGCGCCTTGCCGGGTATCTTTGCTTTGCCCTTATTACCTGGCTGATTAACCTTTCAATCCTTGAGAGGCTGGGGTCCGGGGGATTGCTCATCGGCATCCTCTATATTATCTTCTCCTGTCTCATGATGATCTATGCATTTTTCAAGATAGATGTGCCATGCGCTGCCCGCAGCATCGGTTATATTGCCGGGAGGATCAGGATCCCTTTGTTGATCCCGGTCATGGCAGGCCTCTTAAGCGGTGTTGCCTTTTGTCCGCCTTTTTTACTTGCGATGACCGATGCAGCGAGTAAAGGGAGTCTGTCCTACAGCCTCTTCTTTTTCTTCATGTTCTTTATCGGTACTTCCATGTTTTTCATTCCGATACCTTTTGTTGGGGTGTTGCGCCGTCTCCAGGCGCTTCAGATAGTAGGTAAAATGGCAACGGGAATTGTCGGCTTATATTATCTTTACACGGGGATAATAGCTGTGATCGCAGGTGTCAAGGGCATATGA